Proteins encoded by one window of Ruminococcaceae bacterium R-25:
- a CDS encoding nucleoside-diphosphate-sugar epimerase: MKKILVTGGTTFVSKYTAKYFAECGYDVYVLNRGTKEQVPGVTLIKCDRHELGDLIREQTFDAVLDITSYNADDINAILDGLGSFGTYIFISSSAVYPETESQPFREDSTVAVNKYWGKYGTDKIAAEKALFERIPDAYIIRPPYLYGPMNNLYRESFVFDCAMQDRKFYLPGDGSMKLQFFHVEDLCKLMEILIDTKPEEHILNVGNKDVVTIKEWVDLCYSCLGKTPEFVNVTADVEQRLYFSFYNYEYYLDVSRMLKLLPETKDFKDGLKECVSWYKDNESEVRKKPMIEYIDNNMKY; the protein is encoded by the coding sequence ATGAAAAAGATCCTTGTTACAGGCGGAACAACTTTTGTAAGCAAGTACACAGCAAAGTATTTTGCTGAGTGTGGTTATGATGTGTACGTCTTAAACCGCGGAACCAAAGAGCAGGTCCCAGGTGTGACTTTGATTAAGTGCGACAGGCATGAGCTTGGCGACTTGATCAGGGAGCAGACCTTCGATGCGGTGCTTGATATCACGTCTTATAATGCAGATGACATTAATGCGATTTTAGATGGTCTTGGTTCGTTTGGAACATACATCTTCATAAGTTCCAGCGCGGTCTATCCTGAAACTGAGAGCCAGCCTTTCAGAGAAGATTCCACTGTCGCTGTGAATAAGTACTGGGGCAAGTATGGCACTGATAAGATCGCTGCAGAAAAGGCCCTTTTTGAAAGGATTCCTGACGCATATATCATAAGGCCCCCGTATCTTTACGGTCCTATGAATAACTTGTACCGTGAATCTTTTGTTTTCGATTGCGCAATGCAGGACCGCAAATTCTATCTGCCGGGAGACGGCAGCATGAAGCTCCAGTTTTTCCATGTTGAAGATCTCTGCAAGCTCATGGAGATATTGATCGATACGAAGCCTGAAGAACACATCCTGAATGTCGGAAACAAGGATGTTGTGACCATAAAGGAATGGGTCGATCTTTGCTATTCGTGCCTGGGAAAAACGCCTGAATTTGTTAACGTTACGGCAGATGTTGAGCAGAGGCTCTATTTCAGTTTCTATAACTATGAATATTATCTCGATGTAAGCAGGATGCTGAAATTACTGCCTGAAACAAAAGACTTTAAAGATGGCCTTAAAGAGTGCGTCTCATGGTATAAAGACAATGAATCTGAGGTAAGAAAGAAGCCGATGATCGAATACATCGACAATAACATGAAATATTAG